Proteins from a single region of Pyrus communis chromosome 6, drPyrComm1.1, whole genome shotgun sequence:
- the LOC137736649 gene encoding E3 ubiquitin protein ligase DRIP2-like, protein MSGPVVKRNRREIEACVTCPLCERHYCEATTICECLHTFCKKCIYSKIVDEELDCCPKCNTYLGVAPLEKLRADPLWDSITGKIFRPDTEKVNAPADHNVQDTTAEPLPSETKMVKAHADLNVQDITEELLPFESRKSKVPADDIAQDIEVDPLPSKRKKVKAPAVSSAPIPAKRKEKYLSSLVINSPQVSGGPEMSGRRRYPTRRRVPLREYPSFQEPEKKEEDFHERLKSPQTLKKNALYTRQNSTEGSSKQHMLNLVVEDNSQPEDVKPEIWKPLDRLVEVARKSSSDKINLQLQLPVSEPMLPDALNNEAREVKPIMEYGNKSKVGGSVNQSNPAPSGSGSFRKPQRGRKRKLAVPEGLNIPAQSLVDANNKCDRILRPIWFSLFASNHQEGFPPLPQLPSCYLRVKDGSLPASFIKKYLVKKLNLTSEDEVEVTLRGNPIVPTLQLHNLVNLWLQTTPASQSIQISIGSSAKEYVMPLMYGRKMQPR, encoded by the exons ATGAGTGGTCCGGTGGTCAAGAGAAACAGAAGGGAGATCGAAGCATGCGTGACATGTCCACTCTGCGAGAGGCACTACTGCGAGGCCACTACCATATGTGAATGCCTTCATACAT TTTGCAAGAAGTGCATATACTCAAAGATAGTAGACGAAGAGTTGGACTGCTGTCCAAAATGCAATACTTATTTAGGGGTTGCTCCATTGGAAAAACTCAG GGCAGACCCCCTTTGGGATAGTATAACAGGCAAGATCTTCCGTCCTGACACAGAAAAAGTCAATGCACCTGCTGACCACAATGTGCAAGATACAACGGCAGAGCCCCTTCCTTCCGAAACAAAAATGGTTAAGGCACATGCAGACCTCAATGTGCAAGATATAACAGAAGAGCTGCTTCCTTTCGAAAGTAGAAAGTCCAAGGTACCTGCAGATGACATTGCGCAAGATATAGAGGTAGACCCACTAccgtccaaaaggaaaaaggttaagGCACCTGCTGTGTCTTCAGCTCCAATCCCAgctaaaagaaaagagaaatatcTCTCTTCATTGGTGATAAATTCACCTCAAGTATCAGGTGGACCTGAGATGAGTGGACGAAGAAGGTATCCTACACGAAGGAGAGTTCCTCTACGAGAGTATCCTTCATTTCAGGAGCctgaaaagaaagaggaagattTCCATGAGAGACTTAAGTCACCTCAGACACTGAAAAAAAATGCACTATATACCAGACAG AACTCTACTGAGGGATCATCGAAGCAGCACATGCTTAACTTGGTTGTGGAGGACAATTCTCAACCAGAAGATGTGAAACCTGAGATCTGGAAACCATTAGACCGCCTGGTTGAAGTGGCAAGAAAATCAAGTTCTGATAAGATTAATCTGCAACTGCAACTTCCTGTTTCCGAACCAATGTTGCCTGATGCGCTCAACAATGAAGCACGTGAGGTGAAGCCCATTATGGAATATGGTAACAAATCCAAAGTCGGTGGAAGTGTGAATCAATCTAATCCTGCTCCATCGGGCTCAGGGAGTTTTAGGAAACCACAACGTGGCCGCAAAAGAAAACTAGCTGTACCTGAGGGACTCAATATTCCAGCACAATCTTTGGTTGATGCAAATAATAAATGTGACAGAATATTACGTCCAATTTGGTTCTCATTGTTTGCTTCCAATCACCA GGAAGGCTTTCCACCATTGCCGCAGTTACCTTCATGTTACTTGAGAGTCAA GGATGGTAGCTTACCCGCTTCTTTCATAAAAAAGTATCTGGTGAAAAAGCTGAATCTTACCAGCGAGGATGAG GTGGAGGTCACATTGCGTGGTAACCCAATAGTTCCGACATTGCAGCTGCATAACTTAGTCAACTTGTGGTTACAGACAACACCGGCTTCACAAAGCATTCAGATCTCCATAGGAAGCTCTGCAAAGGAATACGTGATGCCCCTCATGTATGGTCGAAAAATGCAGCCTCGGTAG
- the LOC137736458 gene encoding FHA domain-containing protein At4g14490-like: MEPLALNLKMLRGPGFHNWNGDTRNFRPGSKVRIGRDGRCNNIPIKDSGISSKHLSIESESGKWVLRDLESSNGTLLNGTNVPPNTPLDLSHGDEIKIGECTSIEVKIDGYEESRLRRNPRRVKEIEVRGNQKRGRPPKARVLKSEVAEEKPVEEKLTRQVSVRQTRISKNEELGKIAESSCVDTEGLPKRTRGGVRRGKNAPKEQPVCDKLGNEASKAVKLEEERHEEADREFNVGGESGGKGESGSGNGEKVENGSRSGIKGYNGSGSGSGVNVSCDLEKMTLGEWFEFLERHLPKQIIDETEEALEEMTEKAKRIREHIAQEKK; encoded by the coding sequence ATGGAGCCCTTAGCTCTCAACCTGAAAATGCTCCGAGGCCCGGGGTTTCATAATTGGAATGGCGACACCCGAAACTTCCGACCCGGATCCAAGGTCCGAATCGGCCGCGACGGTCGCTGCAACAACATCCCGATCAAAGACTCCGGCATTTCTTCCAAGCACCTCTCCATCGAGTCCGAATCGGGCAAATGGGTGCTCCGAGACCTCGAATCCTCAAACGGAACCCTTTTGAATGGCACCAATGTCCCCCCAAACACGCCGCTGGATCTCAGCCACGGCGACGAAATCAAAATCGGCGAGTGCACTTCCATTGAGGTTAAGATCGATGGCTACGAAGAGAGCCGGCTGAGACGGAATCCGAGGCGTGTCAAGGAAATTGAGGTCAGGGGGAATCAGAAGAGGGGTCGACCGCCCAAAGCTAGGGTTTTGAAGAGTGAGGTTGCGGAGGAGAAGCCTGTGGAGGAAAAATTGACACGGCAAGTGAGTGTGAGGCAAACTCGGATCTCGAAGAATGAGGAATTGGGGAAGATTGCAGAGAGCTCTTGTGTAGACACTGAAGGATTGCCGAAAAGGACACGTGGCGGTGTGAGGAGGGGGAAGAATGCACCAAAAGAGCAACCGGTGTGCGATAAACTTGGCAATGAAGCTTCAAAAGCGGTGAAATTGGAGGAAGAGAGACATGAGGAGGCGGATAGAGAGTTCAACGTTGGAGGAGAGAGTGGTGGAAAAGGTGAAAGTGGAAGTGGGAATGGCGAAAAGGTTGAAAATGGAAGCAGGAGTGGCATTAAGGGCTACAATGGAAGTGGGAGTGGTTCGGGTGTTAATGTGAGCTGTGACTTGGAGAAGATGACGCTCGGGGAGTGGTTTGAGTTTTTGGAGAGGCATTTGCCAAAACAGATCATTGATGAGACGGAGGAGGCACTTGAGGAAATGACAGAGAAAGCAAAGCGAATTCGGGAGCACATTGCGCAGGAGAAGAAGTGA